A window of Opitutus sp. ER46 contains these coding sequences:
- a CDS encoding SDR family oxidoreductase, with amino-acid sequence MSTRTPSAPPRRRSKPNRSAPVSRRKPLMQDEPKGPFPEQHQPQPGLESELKPRPRWEATRYRAAGKLEGRVALITSGDSGIGRAVAFLYAREGADVAINYLPEEQSDAQEVQRAIEALGRRCLLLPGDLTRGAVCTQIVARTVKEFGRLDLLVSNAAHQSRKERLEDVTDEEFDRTFKTNIYAYFRLTKAALPHLKPGASIIATSSETGIMGSNKLPDYSSTKGAINAFTKTLALDLIPRGIRVNAIAPGPVWTPLNPSDPGASPQKVSKFGSQSPLGRPAQPEELAPAYVFLASDADSSYITGIVLQVMGGETTGG; translated from the coding sequence ATGAGCACCCGCACTCCTTCCGCGCCTCCGCGCCGCCGCAGCAAACCCAACCGGTCTGCCCCCGTTTCCCGCCGCAAGCCGCTCATGCAGGACGAACCCAAGGGTCCGTTTCCGGAGCAGCATCAGCCCCAGCCCGGCCTGGAGTCCGAGCTCAAGCCGCGCCCCCGCTGGGAAGCGACCCGCTATCGCGCCGCGGGCAAACTCGAGGGCCGCGTCGCCCTCATCACCAGCGGCGACTCCGGCATCGGCCGCGCCGTCGCCTTCCTCTACGCCCGCGAGGGCGCCGATGTCGCCATCAACTACCTGCCGGAAGAACAGTCCGACGCCCAGGAGGTGCAGCGTGCCATCGAGGCTCTCGGACGCCGCTGTCTGCTCCTCCCCGGCGACCTCACCCGCGGCGCGGTCTGCACCCAGATCGTCGCACGGACCGTGAAGGAATTCGGCCGCCTCGACCTCCTCGTGTCCAACGCCGCCCACCAGTCGCGCAAGGAGCGACTGGAGGACGTCACCGACGAGGAGTTTGACCGCACCTTCAAGACCAACATCTACGCCTACTTCCGCCTCACCAAGGCCGCCCTGCCCCACCTGAAGCCCGGGGCGTCGATCATCGCGACCAGCTCCGAAACCGGAATCATGGGCTCGAACAAGCTGCCGGACTACTCTTCGACCAAGGGCGCCATCAACGCCTTCACCAAGACGCTCGCGCTCGATCTCATCCCGCGCGGGATCCGGGTGAACGCCATCGCCCCCGGTCCGGTGTGGACGCCGCTCAATCCTTCCGATCCCGGCGCTTCGCCGCAGAAGGTCTCCAAGTTCGGCTCGCAATCTCCCCTGGGCCGGCCCGCCCAGCCCGAGGAGCTCGCCCCCGCCTACGTCTTCCTGGCCTCCGACGCCGACTCATCGTACATCACCGGCATCGTACTCCAGGTGATGGGCGGTGAGACCACCGGCGGCTGA
- a CDS encoding ferritin-like domain-containing protein translates to MPALKNLRDLLVDELRDLHNAESQLVKALPKLAKAASNEELREGFEQHLEETRGHVDRLDRCFKILGEKAKGKTCHAMKGLVEEGSEAIETEAPDAIRDANLIGAAQRVEHYEIAAYGTARSFAETLGETKVANLLQETLDEEGETDKRLTALASQINEEASSSDDEAEED, encoded by the coding sequence ATGCCTGCACTGAAAAATCTCCGCGACCTCCTCGTCGACGAACTCCGTGATCTCCACAACGCCGAGTCCCAACTGGTCAAAGCGCTGCCCAAACTCGCCAAGGCGGCCTCCAACGAAGAGCTCCGCGAGGGCTTCGAACAACACCTCGAGGAGACCCGCGGCCACGTCGACCGCCTCGACCGCTGCTTCAAGATTCTCGGCGAAAAGGCCAAGGGCAAAACCTGCCACGCGATGAAGGGCCTGGTCGAAGAGGGCTCCGAGGCGATCGAGACCGAGGCGCCCGACGCCATCCGCGACGCCAACCTCATCGGCGCCGCGCAGCGCGTGGAGCACTACGAGATCGCCGCCTACGGCACGGCCCGCTCCTTCGCGGAAACGCTCGGCGAGACCAAGGTCGCCAATCTGCTCCAGGAAACCCTCGATGAGGAGGGCGAGACCGACAAGCGGCTCACCGCCCTCGCCTCGCAGATCAACGAGGAAGCGTCCTCGTCCGACGACGAAGCGGAAGAGGACTGA
- a CDS encoding DUF1328 family protein — protein sequence MLRWSLLFLIVAVIAGVFGFGGVAGTAADIARILFFVFLVLLVISAIVGAFRGRPPV from the coding sequence ATGCTTAGATGGAGTCTCCTGTTCCTGATCGTAGCCGTGATCGCCGGCGTGTTCGGCTTCGGCGGTGTCGCCGGCACCGCGGCGGATATCGCCCGCATCCTGTTCTTCGTGTTTCTCGTGCTGCTCGTGATCTCGGCGATCGTGGGCGCATTTCGCGGCCGCCCGCCGGTCTGA
- a CDS encoding YMGG-like glycine zipper-containing protein codes for MNAKHLTLSLALSALAAGCASTGPNTERGAAAGAAIGALGGAIIGNNVGDGNNKLAGAAIGAAAGGLAGGAYGRHRDQQQGTETQIIPPTTQGGQYGQNQYGTGAVVTQPPPTPTAEPQDVPTPQPTPNAVWVRGHYEYAGDGRNYQWVPGHWETPPSGARTFVTGHWEPQGNGYVWVPSRWQ; via the coding sequence ATGAACGCGAAACACCTCACGCTCTCTCTCGCCCTTTCGGCCCTCGCCGCGGGCTGCGCCAGCACGGGTCCCAACACGGAACGCGGCGCCGCGGCCGGCGCTGCCATCGGTGCGCTCGGCGGCGCCATCATCGGCAACAATGTCGGCGACGGAAACAACAAGCTCGCCGGGGCCGCCATCGGCGCCGCCGCCGGCGGCCTCGCCGGCGGGGCCTACGGCCGGCACCGCGACCAGCAGCAGGGCACCGAAACGCAGATCATCCCGCCCACCACCCAGGGAGGCCAGTATGGCCAGAACCAATACGGCACGGGCGCCGTCGTCACCCAGCCGCCGCCCACGCCCACCGCGGAACCCCAGGACGTCCCGACGCCGCAGCCGACGCCCAACGCCGTCTGGGTTCGCGGCCACTACGAATACGCCGGCGACGGTCGCAACTACCAGTGGGTGCCGGGGCATTGGGAGACGCCCCCGTCTGGCGCGCGCACGTTCGTCACCGGCCACTGGGAGCCCCAGGGCAACGGCTACGTCTGGGTGCCGAGCCGCTGGCAGTGA